A stretch of the Porifericola rhodea genome encodes the following:
- a CDS encoding DUF1573 domain-containing protein, with translation MERKLSFIFCLFLLTNLAWAQNEKAFVKFVDERHDFGNIREEGGSVSHEFRFVNTGASPLVISNVRPSCGCTTPSWSRDPIAPGDTGTIVAQYNPLNRPGAFRKSITVTSNAENSSTVLYIQGVVQPKPKTPSDDFPTQMGSLRVKYRSFNMGKVLTKEPVTKSFDVFNDSEEPVIFGANIDAPSYIQVDVTPKELLPNQKGSINLIYDAKARNSLGFASDRIRLYTNEAEDSLKEFTVMATIEEYFPPMTQEELKQAPRLSLATTSYDFGTVKEGEIVKTDFTFTNTGKSPLNIRETRANCGCTVSKPEKETLAPGESSKISVSFNSKGRSGKQQKMVTIFSNDPKAPTQKIMLSGRVN, from the coding sequence ATGGAAAGAAAGTTGTCATTTATTTTTTGTCTCTTTTTACTAACAAATCTGGCCTGGGCGCAGAATGAAAAAGCTTTTGTAAAGTTTGTAGATGAGCGCCATGACTTTGGAAACATCAGAGAAGAAGGCGGGTCAGTTTCACACGAATTTCGGTTTGTCAATACCGGCGCATCACCTTTAGTGATTAGTAATGTAAGGCCTTCATGTGGATGTACTACGCCAAGTTGGTCGCGAGACCCTATTGCCCCTGGTGACACGGGTACAATAGTAGCACAATATAATCCGCTAAATCGTCCTGGAGCATTCCGTAAATCTATCACAGTAACTTCAAATGCCGAAAACAGCAGTACGGTACTATACATTCAGGGAGTGGTACAGCCTAAACCCAAAACCCCATCTGATGACTTTCCTACCCAAATGGGCAGCCTGAGAGTAAAATACCGCTCTTTTAATATGGGTAAAGTGCTTACCAAAGAACCTGTGACCAAATCATTTGATGTATTTAACGATAGTGAAGAGCCTGTAATTTTTGGTGCTAATATAGATGCCCCCAGCTATATTCAGGTAGACGTTACTCCTAAAGAGCTACTACCCAACCAGAAAGGAAGCATAAATCTGATATATGACGCAAAGGCTAGGAACAGTCTTGGTTTTGCTTCTGATCGTATTCGCCTATATACCAATGAGGCTGAAGATAGCTTAAAAGAGTTTACGGTAATGGCTACTATAGAAGAGTATTTTCCTCCGATGACCCAAGAGGAACTCAAGCAAGCACCCCGATTGAGCCTGGCTACTACCAGCTACGATTTTGGTACAGTTAAGGAAGGGGAAATAGTTAAGACTGACTTTACTTTTACTAACACGGGCAAGAGCCCTCTTAATATCAGAGAAACACGTGCTAATTGCGGATGTACGGTATCTAAGCCCGAAAAAGAAACGCTGGCTCCCGGAGAAAGTAGTAAGATTAGCGTATCGTTTAACTCCAAGGGGAGAAGTGGTAAGCAGCAAAAAATGGTAACTATCTTCTCTAACGATCCTAAAGCTCCTACTCAAAAGATTATGCTTAGCGGTAGGGTAAACTAA
- the trpS gene encoding tryptophan--tRNA ligase, whose protein sequence is MSRILTGIQSTGRPHLGNILGAIVPAINLSKKDNNESLFFIADLHSLTTIKDAETRKHNIDAVAAAWLAFGFDTDKNIFYRQSQIPEVCEMTWYLNCFTPFPMLANAHSFKDKSDRLSDVNAGLFTYPVLMTADIIMYDADFVPVGKDQQQHLEMARDIASTFNNMYGETFVLPEAKIDESRMTIPGTDGQKMSKSYGNTIDIFLPDKKLRKQVMSIVTDSTPLEEPKDPDNDNVFAIYSLLATEEQTAEMRKKYEGGNYGYGHAKQELFELIRDKYAEERKIFNHYMENLDELHSRLEKGEAKAREIARGVLAKVKDKLGY, encoded by the coding sequence ATGTCTAGAATACTTACAGGAATACAAAGTACAGGCAGGCCGCATCTCGGGAATATCCTGGGGGCCATTGTGCCGGCCATCAATCTATCCAAAAAAGATAATAATGAGTCTTTATTTTTTATTGCCGACCTGCATTCGCTTACTACCATTAAGGACGCAGAAACCAGAAAACATAACATAGATGCTGTGGCAGCTGCCTGGTTGGCTTTCGGTTTTGATACCGACAAAAATATTTTTTATCGCCAGTCACAGATTCCTGAAGTGTGCGAAATGACCTGGTATCTGAACTGCTTTACGCCTTTTCCTATGCTGGCCAATGCGCATTCTTTCAAAGACAAGTCAGATCGTTTGTCTGATGTTAATGCCGGGCTTTTTACTTATCCGGTCCTGATGACTGCTGATATCATTATGTACGATGCAGATTTTGTGCCGGTGGGAAAAGATCAGCAGCAGCATCTGGAAATGGCCCGGGATATTGCCAGCACTTTCAACAATATGTACGGTGAAACTTTTGTTTTACCAGAGGCCAAAATAGATGAAAGCCGGATGACAATACCGGGTACCGATGGGCAAAAAATGAGTAAATCGTACGGCAATACGATTGATATATTTCTGCCAGATAAGAAATTACGCAAGCAGGTGATGTCAATAGTAACCGATAGTACCCCTTTAGAGGAACCCAAAGACCCTGATAATGATAATGTTTTTGCGATCTATAGCTTACTTGCTACCGAAGAGCAAACAGCAGAGATGCGGAAAAAGTATGAGGGAGGTAACTATGGTTATGGACATGCCAAGCAGGAACTGTTTGAGTTGATCAGAGATAAATATGCTGAGGAAAGAAAAATATTTAACCATTATATGGAGAATCTGGATGAACTACACAGCAGGTTAGAAAAAGGAGAGGCTAAAGCCCGGGAGATAGCTCGGGGTGTACTAGCCAAGGTAAAAGATAAATTAGGCTACTAA